The segment GATGCCTTTGAGGCTGTCTTGAACAACAGTACCTGTGAGGCCGAGGCTAAAAAAGATCAGCAGAATTTTTTCAAGAAGTACAAGCGCTGGGCTCAGGAGCATTTTGAGGCAGAAGATAGCGTTTATCGTATGGACATAAACGGTTCTCTGGTGGAACTTGCGCGAAAACTTGAGGCATCCATTGCCTCGGTCAGAGTTCCTGACGCCAGGGCCATGCTTCTTGAAATCAGGAAGAACGAGAAAGATTTTATCATTCGTATGGATCAAAAATATGTAGCATCAACACACGAAGCGGTTGCGGAACTGCGAGACAGGTTTGCCAACAGCGGAATCCTTCAAGAGCATATCGATACGACTGTTGCCGCCTTGGAGGCCTACCAGGTTGCCTTTGATATGATGATTGCCGAGTATGCCGTCATGGAAAAGGCAACTACCGTTATGCGAGATACGGTTCACCAGATAGAGCCGGTCGTTGCCAAGATCATAGCTGAATCCACTCAGGCAACAGATTCGTCTACCATCGAAATCTCTTCAAGGGCAAAGAACTTGTCGAGGCTGGCGGCAATAGCAGGGGCTATCACCTTTCTGATTGGGTTGATTCTTGCTTTTTTTATAAACCGGTCAATAACCGGGCCAATTAATAAAGTGGTTCTGGCCATGATTTCAGGTGCTGAGCAGGTTTTTGCCGCTTCAAGCCAGGTGTTGTCCTCCAGTAAGGTGTTAGCGGACGGTTCCTCAGAACAGGCGGCTGCCATTGAAGAGACTTCAGCCTCTATGGAGGAGATGGCCTCAATGACCAGACAGAATGCCGAGGGCGCCTCCCAGGCCGATATTTTAATGCGTGAATCCTTGAAGATTATTGAAGGAACGGATCAATCAATGGATGAGATGGGAAAGGCAATGGAGAAGATTGCCTCTGCCAGTGAGGATACCTCCAAGATTATCAAGACCATTGATGAAATAGCTTTTCAGACCAATTTACTGGCTTTAAATGCAGCGGTTGAAGCGGCTCGTGCTGGTGAGGCTGGTGCGGGTTTTGCTGTTGTTGCTGATGAGGTCCGCAACTTAGCCATGCGAGCGACTGCGGCGGCAAAAAACACCGCAGGACTCATAGCGGAAACGATCCAGCAGGTTAATTCAGGAAAAGAAATTGTTGTCAAAACTACGGCGGGTTTTAAAAAAGTTGCCGAAAGCAGCGCTAAGGTTGGCAGTCTGGTGGGGGAGATTGCAACCGCATCGCAGGAGCAAGCTCAAGGGTTGACCCAGATAAATCAGGCAATTACGCAGATGGACAACATTACTCAGCAGAACTCAGCAACGGCAGAACAGTCTGCCGCTGCCTCGCAACAGCTTAGCTCTCAGGCTGGGACGATGATGGATGTGGTTAACGATCTGAAAGCCATTGTCGAAGGACAGCCGAGTTCTGTAGGTGTTGTTGGTACAAAAAAAGCGGTGGCAAAAAAGAGTCTGCCTCCGAAAGTGAACTCTGCAACTCAGCTGATTGCAGCTGCGCCAGTGTCAAAAAAAACCAAGTCGAGCCCCCGAGAAGTTATTCCAATGGATGACGACGATACTTTTGAAGACTTTTAGGAGCCGTCCAGAAACAACATGGCTAGTGATTTGAAGGCTCACCGTTTTGAATTGTAAAGTGCTTTTCTACTCTTGCGTGTGCCACCTGAGAAGGGCGGCTATCTTCAGTTGCTGGGTGGAGGTCAGTTTTTGAAATCGAACGCCAACGGTCGTGCGTGCACAGTTTTCATTGTTTTCAGGGCAGTTGACCCACTCAAATTTAATGGGCAGATTGTTGATAACAGTGCCGCCGCGTACAAAAATACTCGTCTTGCATTCTTCTTTAATGCAAGAGGTATCACCGTGATATTCTGCGGAAAATCCGCCCGAACTCATCTCGATAATTGAACCAAGTCCACTCAGCATTGAATCAGCTGAGGCTTCCTCCGCGAAAAGGCTTAACCTATCGTGTTTTCGTCTTTCTGTTCGTAAGGGGGCATTCATTAACTTTCCTCAAATTGTTCTGGTTCGGTATCTTGAATTCTGCAACACAAATTAAGAACATTTTTACAGATAAAAGGATAATTTTAGGTGGTCAAGGCATTTTTAAAAGCGGTTACAGGCTGACTAGCAGTAAACACTAGTAGTAAAAATATAAATACGACAAGAAATGGATGTTTGAAGATAAAGAGGTCGTGGGAATTTTTTTTGAAAAAAATGTGGAAGTTATTGGCGGGTGCTAATAGAGCCAGGAAAATCGCTCCCAAAAATCAGGGAACGATTTAGCAACACACGCTTCACCATGAATTTTAATGCCGGGAACTTTAAGGCCCGCTACGGCAAAACACATGGCAATACGGTGGTCTTCATGGGTCTTAATCTCTGCTCCATGGAGTTTCGTGGGGTCGCCGCAGCCTTCTATTACCAGTGTATCTTCGAGTTCTTTGGTAACAACCCCAAGTTTAGCCAGTTCTGTAGCCATGACGTGCAGCCGGTCGCATTCTTTAATACGTAAATGAGCAATATTCTTGATGACAGTTGTTCCTGTTGCAAAAGAGGCTACGACGGCAAGCGTGGGAGCCACATCAGGGCAATCAGCCATATCGACTTCAATGCCTTTCAGTTCTTTTGGGCCTGTTACTGTAATTCCAGAGGATGATTTAACCACCTTGCACCCCATATCGGCCAGCATATCCACCAGCACCGCATCACCTTGCAAGGATGGATCGGGGACGTTTTTCACGGTGACACGACCACCGGTGATTGCAGCCGCAGCCCAGAAATAGGAGGCACTGGAGGCGTCACCTTCAACGTGATAGGTGTGTGCTTTGTAAGTTGCCTGGGGAATTGAAAAGCTGTTGAGATTTGGATCTGCCGCAACTTTTACGCCAAAAGAGTTCATGACTGCGAGGGTCATTTGGACATACGGTTTCGAAAAAACCTCGCCCAGAACCTCAAGTTGAGCCGGGTGGGCAGCATAAGGTGCTACGAGCAGCAAGGAAGAGAGGTACTGGCTGCTTTTTCCTTCAGGAAGCACAGTCTTGCCGCCGTAAATGCCCCGTGCCGCAACTGCCAGAGGGGGGCAGCCGGTGCCCTTGATGCTTTTAATGGTAACCCCCCAGCCCCTTAGGGCCTCCATTAATGGACGGATGGGGCGTTCTTCCATGCGAGGGCCGCCAGTAATTGAAAAATCACCATTTCCCAGGGCCGCTACAGAGGTAAGAAAGCGGGTGGCGGTGCCATTGTTCCCTAAAAAGATTGCCTGGACAGGGGTGGCGATTGTGCCACCTTTTCCTGCCACCTGCCAAACCTCCTTTGAACTGTCGACCGTGATGCCCATGGCCTTGAGAGCCTGACTGGTATAGTGGGTGTCCTCGCTGGTGAGCGGGCCGACTAGTTTTGAGTTGCCGTCCGCCAGGGCAGCGGCGATGAGGGCACGTTGAGTCAGGCTTTTCGAGCCTGGTACCGTGATGTCACAATCAATAGTGGCGAGTGGGGTTATCTCTTTCATTGTAGTTGGTCTGTGCAGTTAGCTAATTCAGTTTAAAGCAAGTATTTGAGTAAGGTCATGCTGATTGGATAGCGTTTAATAGTTGTTTTCTCATTACCTCAATCGGCGCAGCAAGGCCAGTCCAGAGCTCAAACTGATGAGCACCCTGGTAGAGGAGCATCTCTGTGCCGTTGATAGTTTTGCATCCGACCAGTTTTGAGTCGCGCAGAAGTTTTGTTTGTAACGGGGCGTAAACAATGTCCATCACAATGCTAAAATTGACCAGTACCTTTTTGTCTATTGGTGACAGGTCATGATTAGGCCGCATGCCGACTGAAGTGGCGTTAATAAGGATATCTGCCTGAACGTTGCCGGCCTCACTTAAGGGTAGCCAGGGACAGTTAAGTGCCTTGGCCAAACTTTGGCCGGAGGACGCTGTACGGCTGGCAATCGTCACCTGGGCCCGATTTTCCAATAAGCCAAAACCAATGGCCCTGGCAGAGCCTCCTGCACCGAGAATAAGAACTGATTTTCCCGGAAGTTCAGCAACCTGTTGCAGAGCTCTGTTTGCACCCTGCCAATCGGTATTGAAGCCGGAGATGCGATTGTCAATTATTTGTAACGTGTTGACGGCACCTATGTTTTTTGCGACCGGATCGATGGTGTCAAGATACGGGATTACTGCCTGTTTATGAGGGATTGTGACGCTGACCCCCTTTATGTTTAGAGCTTTAAAGCCATACATTGCCGAGGCGACATCCTGAACGGGAAAGGGGACATAGGCACAGTTCAACCCAAGTTCTGCAAAGGCGGCATTGTGCATGGCAGGGCTTAAACTATGGGTAACCGGGTTGCCCATTATTCCATAAATATGAGTTGCGCCGTTAATTGCCATGCATCAGCCTGTGAATGGTTTTAAGGGCGTGAAGTTCGAGCTGGCCTGGAGCGGTTCCCAAAGATCTGTCTGCTGCGGCATAGGTCATATAGCCGCCAAGCTCAGTTGTTGCGACACGGCTGACGATGCCTGGAGCCCCCATGCAGAAGGCAATGAGTGGAAAGCCCAGTTCGCTGGCTTCGACCAGGAGATTCAGAACCCGCAAAACATCATGGGGGGCAGTTGCCATGGTGATAATTTTACCAATTCGAGCACCCGTCTTATACTGATCCTGCAGAATTGAACGTAAGGCCTGCATGGAGGGGGTAGATGAAAAGCTATGCCACGAGACAATTGTCTGCGTGTTTTTATTATGTGCCTCTTTGATGAGTTCCTTCTGAAGAGCTGCCTCTGTTTTTAACTCAATGTCGATAAACGCTGCACCGGAAGCAACAGCTTGGTACAGAAAATCAAGACGTTCTTCTTCGCTGCCGCTAAAGCTTCCACCCTCCCATTGGGCGCGGTTGGTAAAGAGCAGCGGGGCTGTGATGGCTTCGATGAATGGCACAACTTCCGGTGTGTGAAGCGCATCAAGCCTGATCTCTATAACGTCGGCCTCTGCCTCCGCTGTTTTTGCAAGACGGATAGCCTCTGTGGTGGTCTCAGCGGCAACAGCAACACAAACTTTGCCGGAAGTTGGATCTGTTTTCATAGGTATGCAATAACTTTATGGTTGGCTAAGCATGAATTAAGGTGTTGGCCAAACTATTCTATACTGTCTACGATGTCAATAAGAGAGGATGTCTTAGTGCGAATAAGAGATGTTGTTGCCAAAAAATTGTCTCTGTCTAACGATATCTTTTTCCAGAGATTATTCTTGACATTTAATCTGGCCTTGTTGGATAATCTACTTGTTGTTATCCGTTATCCAGAAAAGTTGTTATTAAATAAGTTACCTATAGATATCGCGGGAGAATCCCAATGGCTGATAAGATTGACTTTCGAGTTGCTCATCTAAAAATTACAGACCATCTTATTTTGGGTGTAACGCAGGATAAAGTCAAAAAAGGTGCTGAAGAGTTTAAATATTTAAACCTACACAGCAATCCTATGATGAGCTGGCAGCAAGTAGCCGGGGCCTTGACTGGAGGTTCTGTTGATGCAGCGTTTGTTCTAGCACCCACGGCCATGGATCTCTACAAGGCCGGATTTAAAGGGAAGTTGATCTTGTTTACCCATAAATCAGGCAGTGTGTTGGTTAAAAATAAAAGGGCCAACATTGAAACAATAAACGATTTCAAGGGGAAGGTGGTCATTATCCCATATCAGCTCTCCGTCCATAATATGCTGCTTCATAAGCTCTGCACAGAGGCAGGCCTGGAGCCTGGTGCTGGAAAGGATGTGCTGCTTGAGGTTATGGCGCCTGGTCAGATGGTAGAAGCCTTGCAATATGATGAAGATGGTGAGATTGCTGGTTTTATCGTTGCTGAGCCTTTTGCCTCCCAAGCTGTGTCCGAAGGGTATGGAGAAGAGTTCAGCCTCTCTAAGGATATCTGGCCCGAGCACCCCTGCTGTGTTTTAGTTGTGAGTGATGCGGTGATTGAGAACAACCCTGATGCCGTTCATGAGCTGACCAACAGCCTGGTTAAGTCCGGCAAGTTTATCGATACGTCGACGACAACAGCCGCCCGGATTGGTGCCGATTTTCTGGGTCAGAAAACCGAGGTAATTAAACGTGTTTTGACCGAACCGCAGGATAGAATTACTACTGCCAACCTGTTTCCAGTGCTTGATGATTTGGCCAAGATCCAAGATTATATGCACGGTGAGATGGGGATAATGAAGGATAAGATTGACCTTGAGGCCTTTGTCGATACCCGTTTTGCCGAGGCGGCAAAGGCGACCTGATTATATTTGAGGCAAGTATACGGAATATGGCCCACTGAAGTACGTCGGCTTTAAGGCTGACAGCCTCCTCGGGCGGCTACAATGTTTTGAGCAATACGACAGAATGACAGCTGATCCCCTCCTCTCTGCCCGTAAATCCCATTTTCTCCGTGGTGGTTGCCTTCACATTAATTGCTGATGGCGGTGCCTTGCAGACTCGGCATAGATTTTTTTTCATTGCCTCGATGTGTGGTCCAATCTTAGGTTGCTGAGCAACAACGGTAATATCTGCGTTGCTAAGCTCGAAGTTGTTTTTATGGCAAAGATCCATGACAGCCCTTAAGAGTTTCAGGCTGTCAGCCCCTTTGTACTGCTCGTCGGTATCGGGAAAGTGGCGGCCTATATCACCCTCGCCAAGGGCCCCAAGAATTCCATCACATAAGGCGTGTACGAGAACGTCGGCATCAGAGTGGCCGAGCAGTCCTGTTGGGTGAGGTATTGTTACACCACCTAAGATCAAGGGTCTACCTTGGACTAGTCGGTGGGCGTCGTAGCCGTGGCCGATACGGAGTGCAGAGCCGGGGGCCGGGTTTTGTGAGTTCAGGATCGCCTCTGCCATTTGGATGTCCTCGGGGAGGGTTATTTTAATATTGGTCTCCGAGCCTTCAATTAATCTGACAGGGCAGTCGATCAACTCAAGAAGTGACGCTTCGTCTGTGCCGGAAAACCCAAGTTCGGTGGCTTTTTGGTAGGCCGCTTTCAGTAGGGAGAGCTTGGCGATTTGCGGAGTCTGCGCTCGCCAGAGCTGGTTGCGCTCAACTGTGTTCGCGATAATTCCGGCCTCAGAGGAGTGCTTAAGCGTGTCCTTAACAGGAACGGCAGTAATAGCTGCCCCAAAGGTATAGGCGGCCTGCAGGCATTGTTCGATACTTTGGTGGGAGATAAGAGGCCGTACACCGTCATGCACGGCAACATGTGAAATAGTGGACTTGACCGCATTAAGACCATTGCCAACCGAGTCCTGGCGCGTAGGGCCGCCGCTGACCAGCTCAAGGCAGGAGTCGAGTTGATACTCAGATAAAAGCTTTCGGGTTTGTTCGAGATGTTCGATTGGAGCGACAAGTATGACTTGGTCAAACAGTTGGGTCTCGAGAAAGGCTTTGAGGGTGTGAATGATAATCGGGCAATTGTGGATAGTCAGGTATTGCTTGGGGTTATTGCTGCCCATTCGGCGGCCAACCCCCCCTGCTGTAATGATGGCTGCTGTAGAAAGTGTTTGGGTCATCGTCTAAAAATTCTTAAACCCCGCGGAAATAGATAAAAAAAGGAGTGGGCTATAAGCCGAATTCTGTACCTCAAATTGAGGCCATGGTCATTTATCTAGGACGACAGTCGCCTGGCGCCTCGTGCAATCTACCCGGAAACATTGAGCGAGCAGCTCTTAAGCGTTTCCCTATTTGATCTTGCTCCAGGAGGGGTTTGCCATGCCTTTTATGTCGCCATAAAAGCGGTGAGCTCTTACCTCGCCATTTCACCCTTACCTCGCTTAAAGCGAGGCGGTATATTTTCTGTGGCACTTTCCTTAGGGTTGCCCCCAGTTCGCGTTACGAACCACCTTGCTCTATGGAGTTCGGACTTTCCTCTATTTCCAAGAAGGAAACAGCGACCATGCGCCCACTCCTAAGGCGACGAAACCGGAATGAACAAGCATCAATTGGTTGTTGATACTTACCGGTTACAATTTAAGGAACTACTCTTCATCTGATTCGTCAGCGGGCAGATGAAACATCATTCTGTTACAGGTTGGACACGAAAGAATCTCTTCTTCCCGCAGCAGTTCATTGAACATCTGTGGGGGAATGTTCATGTTGCAGCCGCAGCAAACACCGTTTGTAACGCCTGCCACTGCGAGACCGTTACGTTTTTCTCGCAGTTTTTCGTAATGTTTAAGGTGCTTGCTTTTCACCTTCAGGGCTTTGGCGTCGCGTGTGCTCTGGATTTTTTTCTTATCCGTCTCAAGCTTTGCCGTAACTTTTTTAATCTTTTTGGTTTCGGTTTCAAGGATTTCTTCGTTTTCTGCGCAAGCGGCATTGAGTTGTTTAATTTTGTTTTTTACTGAATCAAACTGTTCAAGCAGAAGGACTAACTCGTCTTCTCGTTGTTTATTGGCAGCTTTGGTATCTTCGATTTCCTTCAGGATGCTCTGGTATTCCCGATTTGTCTGGATGTTCATTAATTTTGTCTGACGATCTTTAATGCGCTCTTGTTCGTCCTCAATCAAGGCTTCAAGCTCTCGTTGTCTTTTTTCGCCAAGTTCAAGCTGCTCCTCGTATTCGGTTACGGCAATTTTATCCTTTTCAATTTCAGCACGTTTCGCGTCAAGATCGCCATATCCTTTAGCCATTTCTATGTCAATTTTCTGTACGTCAAGGTCAATGGCTTGCAGGTTCATCAGATTTTTGATTTCGTCATTCAATGCTTATACCTCCGTCGAGTAAGGAATGTTTACTCAAGTTATGTGTTAGTTAGAGTCAACTATATAATAAGAAAAGGGATTGTCCTGTTCTTGAGCTACAAGGGTATTTATTGCAATATCACGGTCAGCCAGGTGTTTTTGTAAAATTGTGGCAAATGCTTCTGTGATACAGTTTTCGGTTGCGTAATGACCCGCATCGACAATGCAAAAGTTTGCCTCTTCCGCCCAGCGAGCAGTACTGTGTTTGACTTCACCGGTGATGTATATCTGGGCTCCAGCAGCAAAGGCTTTCTCTGCTAAATCGGAGCCGGATCCTCCGCATACGGCTATTGTACGAATCCCTGTCGGCAACTGGCCTGCGATTTTGACGGCTGGGATTTTGAGAGTGTTACAGAGGGAGTTAAGAAAAAATTCGGGGGAGAGTTCATTTTCGAGTTGACCGAGCTGGCCAAAGCCAATCTCAGGATCTTCTTTTTGTCCGGAGGAAACGAGAGTTTGCAGGGTTACGGCACCAAGCTTTCTGGCCAGAATTTCACTGACTCCGTTTTTCACAACGTCGAGGTTGGTGTGGCAACCGATAACTGCAATTTTGCGATTAAGTGACTTAGCAATAAAGGCGCCATTCGGGGTGTCTGTCCGGATGCTGGTCAAAGGTTTGAAGATGGCTGGGTGGTGGGTGATGACAAGATTGGCGCCTGACTGTATAGCCTCATCAAGAAGCTGGCTCGTAGGGTCCAGCCCAATTAGAATCCCTGTCACTTCCATGCCTGGATCGCCAATGAGAAGCCCAACGTTGTCCCAGTTTTCAGCATACGAGAAAGGAGCTATTGAGTTAATGATATCAATGATCGGTTTTAGTGTTGTTTGGTTACTCACGTGCGCAACAGGTTGAAATTATTAAAATAAAAAAGGTGTAACCTTGTTTGGTTACACCTTTTGGATTTTGGCCTTTATTGCTGATAGCCGACTGAACTCTTTTTTGTGCAGAGCAATGTCAATTTGCATCACTGCCTTAACTCGTATATGACTAATTTGTGCTGTCGAATGTCTTATTGGTGGGCCCACCTGGACTCGAACCAGGGACCTACCGGTTATGAGCCGGTG is part of the Desulfobulbaceae bacterium genome and harbors:
- the aroA gene encoding 3-phosphoshikimate 1-carboxyvinyltransferase, encoding MKEITPLATIDCDITVPGSKSLTQRALIAAALADGNSKLVGPLTSEDTHYTSQALKAMGITVDSSKEVWQVAGKGGTIATPVQAIFLGNNGTATRFLTSVAALGNGDFSITGGPRMEERPIRPLMEALRGWGVTIKSIKGTGCPPLAVAARGIYGGKTVLPEGKSSQYLSSLLLVAPYAAHPAQLEVLGEVFSKPYVQMTLAVMNSFGVKVAADPNLNSFSIPQATYKAHTYHVEGDASSASYFWAAAAITGGRVTVKNVPDPSLQGDAVLVDMLADMGCKVVKSSSGITVTGPKELKGIEVDMADCPDVAPTLAVVASFATGTTVIKNIAHLRIKECDRLHVMATELAKLGVVTKELEDTLVIEGCGDPTKLHGAEIKTHEDHRIAMCFAVAGLKVPGIKIHGEACVAKSFPDFWERFSWLY
- a CDS encoding shikimate dehydrogenase, with the protein product MAINGATHIYGIMGNPVTHSLSPAMHNAAFAELGLNCAYVPFPVQDVASAMYGFKALNIKGVSVTIPHKQAVIPYLDTIDPVAKNIGAVNTLQIIDNRISGFNTDWQGANRALQQVAELPGKSVLILGAGGSARAIGFGLLENRAQVTIASRTASSGQSLAKALNCPWLPLSEAGNVQADILINATSVGMRPNHDLSPIDKKVLVNFSIVMDIVYAPLQTKLLRDSKLVGCKTINGTEMLLYQGAHQFELWTGLAAPIEVMRKQLLNAIQSA
- the aroD gene encoding type I 3-dehydroquinate dehydratase, giving the protein MKTDPTSGKVCVAVAAETTTEAIRLAKTAEAEADVIEIRLDALHTPEVVPFIEAITAPLLFTNRAQWEGGSFSGSEEERLDFLYQAVASGAAFIDIELKTEAALQKELIKEAHNKNTQTIVSWHSFSSTPSMQALRSILQDQYKTGARIGKIITMATAPHDVLRVLNLLVEASELGFPLIAFCMGAPGIVSRVATTELGGYMTYAAADRSLGTAPGQLELHALKTIHRLMHGN
- a CDS encoding ABC transporter substrate-binding protein yields the protein MADKIDFRVAHLKITDHLILGVTQDKVKKGAEEFKYLNLHSNPMMSWQQVAGALTGGSVDAAFVLAPTAMDLYKAGFKGKLILFTHKSGSVLVKNKRANIETINDFKGKVVIIPYQLSVHNMLLHKLCTEAGLEPGAGKDVLLEVMAPGQMVEALQYDEDGEIAGFIVAEPFASQAVSEGYGEEFSLSKDIWPEHPCCVLVVSDAVIENNPDAVHELTNSLVKSGKFIDTSTTTAARIGADFLGQKTEVIKRVLTEPQDRITTANLFPVLDDLAKIQDYMHGEMGIMKDKIDLEAFVDTRFAEAAKAT
- a CDS encoding 2-C-methyl-D-erythritol 2,4-cyclodiphosphate synthase — protein: MTQTLSTAAIITAGGVGRRMGSNNPKQYLTIHNCPIIIHTLKAFLETQLFDQVILVAPIEHLEQTRKLLSEYQLDSCLELVSGGPTRQDSVGNGLNAVKSTISHVAVHDGVRPLISHQSIEQCLQAAYTFGAAITAVPVKDTLKHSSEAGIIANTVERNQLWRAQTPQIAKLSLLKAAYQKATELGFSGTDEASLLELIDCPVRLIEGSETNIKITLPEDIQMAEAILNSQNPAPGSALRIGHGYDAHRLVQGRPLILGGVTIPHPTGLLGHSDADVLVHALCDGILGALGEGDIGRHFPDTDEQYKGADSLKLLRAVMDLCHKNNFELSNADITVVAQQPKIGPHIEAMKKNLCRVCKAPPSAINVKATTTEKMGFTGREEGISCHSVVLLKTL
- a CDS encoding Nif3-like dinuclear metal center hexameric protein; translation: MSNQTTLKPIIDIINSIAPFSYAENWDNVGLLIGDPGMEVTGILIGLDPTSQLLDEAIQSGANLVITHHPAIFKPLTSIRTDTPNGAFIAKSLNRKIAVIGCHTNLDVVKNGVSEILARKLGAVTLQTLVSSGQKEDPEIGFGQLGQLENELSPEFFLNSLCNTLKIPAVKIAGQLPTGIRTIAVCGGSGSDLAEKAFAAGAQIYITGEVKHSTARWAEEANFCIVDAGHYATENCITEAFATILQKHLADRDIAINTLVAQEQDNPFSYYIVDSN